From one Phocoena sinus isolate mPhoSin1 chromosome 6, mPhoSin1.pri, whole genome shotgun sequence genomic stretch:
- the CREB3 gene encoding cyclic AMP-responsive element-binding protein 3, with the protein MSHMELALDPGDHDLLGFLLEESGGLVAAPDEALEAPLGWELPLFEALSNWDVEDFLSCLPSPPASLTVFSNSNPCLVHHDHTYSLSREHVSIDLATERYGEEGAQMTPLHVEEPAEQEPQEIARLMLTEEEKRLLEKEGLTLPGTLPLTKMEEQVLKRVRRKIRNKKSAQESRRKKKVYVGRLESRVLKYTAQNLELQNKVQLLEEENLSLLDQLRKLQAMMIQTANKASSGSTCVLVLLFSFCLLFVPVMYSSDTRGSLPAERGVLSRQLRALPSEDPPQLELPALQSEVPKDSLDHELQAPSNSCCLFYHMPQAPSAEPPLKLPLPDSFSASSCPGPISPLHANLTSEGGWLPTHGSMSVILPGRYSG; encoded by the exons ATGTCTCATATGGAGCTGGCGTTGGACCCGGGTGACCATGACCTGCTGGGCTTCTTGCTAGAGGAAAGCGGAGGTTTGGTGGCGGCGCCCGATGAGGCCTTGGAGGCTCCGCTGGGTTGGGAGCTGCCACTTTTTGAG GCTCTGAGCAATTGGGACGTAGAGGATTTCCTGAGCTGCCTGCCGAGTCCCCCAGCATCGTTGACCGTTTTCAGCAATTCTAACCCCTGTCTTGTCCACCATGATCACACCTATTCTCTCTCACGGGAGCATGTCTCCATAGATCTAG CTACTGAGAGATATGGAGAAGAGGGGGCTCAGATGACTCCATTGCATGTGGAGGAGCCGGCAGAGCAG GAACCCCAGGAGATTGCTAGGCTAATGCTGACTGAAGAGGAGAAGAGGCTCTTGGAGAAGGAGGGGCTTACCCTGCCTGGGACGCTTCCTCTTACTAAG ATGGAGGAACAAGTTCTGAAACGAGTGCGGAGGAAGATTCGAAACAAAAAGTCTGCTCAAGAGAGCCGCAGGAAGAAGAAGGTGTATGTGGGGCGTTTAGAGAGCAG GGTTCTGAAATACACAGCCCAGAATCTGGAGCTACAGAACAAAGTACAGCTCCTGGAGGAGGAGAATCT GTCCCTTTTGGATCAGCTGAGGAAACTCCAGGCCATGATGATTCAGACAGCAAACAAAGCCAGCAGCGGCAGCACCTGTGTCTTG GTCCTGctgttctctttctgtctccttttcgTACCTGTGATGTACTCATCGGACACAAGGGGGAGTCTGCCAGCTGAGCGTGGAG TGTTGTCCCGCCAGCTTCGTGCCCTCCCCAGCGAGGACCCTCCCCAGCTGGAGCTGCCTGCCCTTCAGTCAGAGGTACCAAAGGACAGCTTGGACCATGAGCTCCAGGCTCCTAGCAATTCTTGCTGCCTCTTCTATCACATGCCTCAAGCTCCTAGCGCAGAGCCTCCCCTGAAGTTGCCACTGCCTGACAGTTTCTCAGCATCCTCCTGCCCAGGTCCCATCTCTCCCCTGCATGCAAATCTCACAAGTGAGGGAGGATGGCTCCCTACCCACGGCTCCATGTCTGTTATCTTGCCGGGTAGATATTCAGGCTAG